The Sphingomonas sanguinis nucleotide sequence ATCGCCGAGTTTCCGGTCGAGAAATGGGACGCGATCATCGCGATCAACCTGTCCTCGGCCTGGCACATGATGCGCGCGGCGATCCCGCATATGCGGCAAAAGGGCTGGGGACGGATCATCACCACCGCCTCCGCGCACAGCCTGGTCGCCAGCCCCAACAAGTCCGCCTATGTCGCGGCCAAGCATGGCGTGGTCGGCATCACCAAGACCGTGGCGCTGGAGGTCGCGACCGACGGCATCACCGCCAATTGCATCTCGCCCGGCTATGTCTGGACGCCTTTGGTGGAGAACCAGATTCCCGACACGATGAAGGCGCGGGGCCTCAGCCGCGAGCAGGTGATCGACGACGTGCTGCTGAAGGCGCAGCCGACCAAGGAATTCGTCACCATCGAACAGGTCGCGGCGCTGGCGCTGTTCCTCTGCCGCGACGAGGCCAGGTCGATCACCGGCGCGAACCTGTCGGTCGATGGCGGCTGGACCGCGCAGTGAGGTGGCCGCTGGTCCTGTTCGGCACGATGCTGGCGGCGGGCGGCGTGGTTGCCGTCCAGGCGCAGCGGATCG carries:
- a CDS encoding 3-hydroxybutyrate dehydrogenase, producing MFLKGKTAVISGSTSGIGLAYAKALAAEGAAVVLNGFGEADAIEANRAALEQASGAAALYDPADMTRPDQIAAMIERAAKETGSVDIVINNAGIQHVAPIAEFPVEKWDAIIAINLSSAWHMMRAAIPHMRQKGWGRIITTASAHSLVASPNKSAYVAAKHGVVGITKTVALEVATDGITANCISPGYVWTPLVENQIPDTMKARGLSREQVIDDVLLKAQPTKEFVTIEQVAALALFLCRDEARSITGANLSVDGGWTAQ